Within Streptomyces roseirectus, the genomic segment GCGGCCCGCAGCGCGGCGTCCCGGGCGGTGAGGAGCCGGGCTCCGTCGGCCACCGTGAGGGCGCCGGCGGCGACGAGCGCCGTCAGCTCTCCGACGCTGTGGCCGAGCACCAGGTCGGGGGTGAGTCCGAGCGGGCCGGTCAGGAGCCTGAAGGAGACGAGTGAGGCGGCGTACAGGGCGAGGTGGAGGCGTTCGGGTTCGTCGCGGACGAGGGTGTCGGCGTCGGGGGCGAGGCGGTCGGTGAGCAGCGCGGACACGGACGCGGTCCCGGCCTCGGTGGCGGCCTGGTCGGCCTGGTCCAGTACGTCGCCGACCGCTTCGGCGGCGCGGGCGTCGCGGTGCAGTTCGCTGAGGGAACCGGGCAGGTAGGCGCCCTGGCCGGGGAACATGACGGCGGTCGCGGGCATGGGTGTGCTGCCTTCGGGCCGGTGGCCGGGGGGTTCAGTCGAGGCGGGCGTCTCCGTAGTACGCGGTGCGCATGAGGGTCTCCAGCTCCGTGCGCAGCGGCAGGCGCGGGTTGGTGGAGACGCACGGGTCGTCGTAGGCGTTGGCGGCCTGTTCGGGGAGCCGGTCGAGGAAGGTGTGCTCGGGTACGCCGAGCGCTTTGAAGGACGACTCGATGCCGGCGCTCTCGCGCAGGTCCTCCACGGCCCGGGCGAGCGCGCCGACCGCCTGCCGGGGGTCGTCCGCCGGGAGGCCGAGGTGGCGGGCGATGTCCTGGAGGCGTTCGGGGGCGCGGTAGGTCTCGTACGCGGGCCAGGCGGTCGGCCGGGCGGGGACGGTGCCGTTGTAACGGATGACGTGGGGCAGCAGCAGCGCGTTCGTGCGGCCGTGGGTGATGCCGTAGGTGGCGCCGAGGGTGTGGGACATCGCGTGGACGGCGCCGAGGAAGGCGCTGCCGAACGCCATGCCGGCGACGGTGCCGGCGTGGTGCAGACGGGTCCTGGCCTCGGGGTCGTGCGGGCCGCTGCGGACGGCGCGCTCCAGGTGGCCGAAGACGAGCCGGATCGCCGTGAGGCAGAGTCCGTCGGTGAGGTCTCCGGCGTGCACGGAGACGTACGCCTCGATGGCGTGGGTGAGGGCGTCGAAGGCGGAGTCGGCTGTGACGGCCGGGGGGAGGTCGGTGGTGAGGGTGGCGTCGCACAGGGCGACGTCGGGGGTGAGGGTGGGGTCGACCAGGGGGTGTTTCAGGCCGGTGACGGGGTCGGTGATCACCGCGAAGGGGGTGACTTCCGAGCCCGATCCGGCGGTCGTGGGCACGCATACCAGCCGGGCCCGGGGGCCGGTGGCCGGTGCGGTGACCCGTTCGCGGAAGTCCATCGACTTCTGGCGCAGCGCCGTCAGGTCGACGTCCGGCCGTTCGTACAGCAGCCGCATCACCTTCGCGGCGTCCATGGCCGAACCGCCGCCCAGGGCGACGACGGTGTCGGGGCAAAACGCGCGTAGCCGGTCGGCGCCGCGCCGGACGGCGGGCAGGGCGGGGTCCGCTCCGATGTCGTCGAGGACGTCCGTCTCGACGGGTGCGGGGCAACGGCGAAGGACGTCGAGGACGCGTCCGACGTGCCCTCGGCCGCGGGCGCCCGGACCGGTGACGAGGGTGACGCGGCGCAGGTCCGGGAGGTCGGCGAGGCGGCGGAGGCTGTAGGGCTCGGTGTGGATGAGGGGCGGCACGGTGAACCGGCGCGGGCGCGGGGTGCGTCGTCCGACGCGTTTGACGTTGAGCAGGTGGCCGGCCTGGATGTTGCCGGCGACCGCGTTGCCGCCGTAGGTGCCGCAGCCCAGGGTGAGGGAGGGCGGAAAGGCGTTGTAGAAGCCACCGATGCCGCCGAGGGAGGAGGGTGAGTTCCAGACCACGCGGGCCGCCTTGACGCGTCGTCCGAACTCCGCCACGAGGTCGTCGTCCGTGCCGTGGACGGCGGCGGTGTGCCCGAGGCCGTCGAAGGCCACGGTCTGTTCGGCGAGCCGCATACCGTGCTCGCGGTCGGCGGCTCGCACGACGGTCAGGACGGGGCAGAGTTTCTCCCGGGTGAGGGGTTCGCGGGGGCCGACGGCGGCCACCTCGGCCAGGATGAGCGAGGTGGAGGGAGGTACGGCGAAGCCGGCGGCCTCGGCGATCTGTGCGGCGGAGCGGCCTACGGCGTCGCTGTTGAGGTCGCCCGGGGCGCAGGAGGATCGGGCCGTCTCGGAGTCCCCGGTGCCGTCGGCGTCGCTGCCGAAGAGGTAGCGCGTGAGCAGCCGGGTCTCCTGCGCGGTGGTCACGTGGGCGTGCAGGCGCCGGAACTCGCGCAGGGCGGCGTCGGCGATGGTCTCGTGGAGGATCACCGTCTGTTCGGAGGCGCAGACCATTCCGTGGTCGAAGGTCTTGGAGAGCACGATGTCGTGCACCGCACGGGGGACGTCGGCGGTGTGGTCCAGGTAGGCGGGGACGTTGCCCGCGCCGACGCCGAGAGCGGGTTTGCCCGCCGAGTAGGCGGCCCGTACCAGGCCGTTCCCTCCGGTGGCCAGGATCAGCGCGACGCCGGGGTGGCGCATCAGGCGGTCGGTGTTCTCCCGTGACGGGTCGTCGAGCCACTGGAGACAGTCCAGGGGTGCCCCGGCGGCGACGGCGGCCTCCCGCAGGATCCGTGCGGTCTCCGCACAGCAGCGCTGGGCGGCGCGAGGGAAGGAGAAGACGACGGGGTTGCGTGTCTTGAGAGCGATGAGCGACTTGAAGATCACCGTGGAGGTGGGGTTCGTGACCGGGACGACGGCGTGGATCACCCCGACGGGGTCGGCGATCTCCACGACGCCGTCGATGTCGTCACGTCCGATGACGCCGACGGTTCTGAGGCCGTCGAGGTGGCGGGCGACCCGCTCGCAGGCGAACAGGTTCTTCGCCGCCTTGTCCTCCACGAGTCCACGTCCCGTCTCCTCCACCGCCAGCCGGGCGAGATGGGAATGGCGCCGCAGCACCGCCTGCGCCGCCGTCTCGACGATCCGGTCCACCAGTTCCTGGCCCATCCGCTCGAACGCGGCGAGCGCCGCCGTGGCGCGGTCCACCGCGCTGTCCACCGGACACGGCTCGCGGCCGTCTCTCTCCTGGGTCGAAGCGGGTTGGGACATGCTCACTCCTGTTCCGGGAAATGACGGGGCCTTGAACGTGCCGCTGTCTCCTGTCCTCAGCCATGAGAAAGGGGACCCGCCGCATCGCACCACCTGCCGGACCGCTCCAGCGGGTTGAACGGGTTGAACCGGAGTGCTTACCCTGTCCGGTCTCCGTCCCTCTCCTCTCCTCACTCTCCGGGCGAGCAGGCGGCCTTGTGGTGGAGTTCGCCCTTGCGGTACAGGTTCCAGGCAGTGGCGCGCTGTGGCTTGCCGCTTGTCGTCATGGGAATGCCGCCACGGCCGACCCACAGCACGTGCAGCGCCACTTCGCCGCCGGTGAAGAGCCCGACAGCTTCCTGGATCTGGTGCAGATGCGGTGCCGGATCGAAGGTCGTCAAGACGAGCAGGGCCGGTTCTCCCTCGTCGCCGCCGGCGGCCAGGACACGCCGTGGTCCGATGCCGAGGCGTCCAGCGAGCCCGAGTTCGATGTCTTCCATGAAGACGGTGCCGTGGTCCAGACGCAGCGTGTCCGCGAGCCGACCGACGACGTACAGCTCACCCTCGTGCAGGAAACCGGCGTCGCCCGTGTACAGAACGTCCCCCGCCAGCCGGGCGGTGCCGCCGACGTTCCCGGCGAGGTAGTCCGTGGCGAGTGCGGGGGAGGTGACCCGGATCTCGCCGAGCGAACCGTCGTCCAGAGGCCGGTCCTCCTGGTCCACGATGTCGATGCGTACGCCGCGCAGAGCGGGGCCGCAGCTCGTGTGCCACAGCCAGGGCTCGTCGACGGGTGTGCCCGACAGCCGGCGTTCTCCGTCGTTCGGCATCCGCCGGCCGATGGACCGGGCACCCTCGGGAATCCGGATCAGCCGGGCAGGGGTCGCGTCGGGGGTCCCGCAGGTCACCGCGAGGACCGTCTCGGCCATCCCGTACGCGGGCGCCACCGTCGTACGGTCGAATCCGTACGGCTCCAGGAGGGACGTGAAACGGGCGAGGACAGCGGAGTCGACGCGTTCGGCGCCGGTGATGACCGTGCGCACGTGGGAGAAGTCCAGACCCTCCAGGTTCATCCGGTCCAGATGTTTGTGGACGCGCTCGAACCCGAAATTCGGCATCGTCATGATCGGATACGGACTGCGGCCGTACTCGGTGAGCCAGGCTCCTGGATTCAGGACGAACTGCTCGGGGCGCATCAGGGCGTGTTCCCACTGCTTCGCCACGGGAAGCAGCAGATTACCGATCAGTCCCATGTCGTGATAAAGGGGCAGCCACGAAACCCCGCACCACCCGGTGTCGGGAAGAGCGGAGGAGAGCAGAAGCAATTGCGCTCGCAGGGCCTGGTCGGACACCAGCAAGGCACGCGGGAGACCCCGCGATCCCGAGGTGAACTGGATCAGGCCGTTGCAGTGGGCCTCCACCGCACCGTCGGGCTGTGCGTCACATTCCGGACCCAGCACCGTGATGTCCCAGCCGCAGGCGGCCGCGGCCTCCGTCACGGCGTCGGCGTACTCGGGCCAGGCCACCGCGAACCGGGGCGGGCAGAAGGCGGCGAGGTCCGCGAGGTAGGCGCTGTAGGGGGTTCGGCCGCTCAGCGCCCAGGGCAGCGGCAGGACCACGGGCCGCGCACCCGCGAGCAGGGTTCCGTAGAAGGCGGTGACAAGGTCCGGGCCCGTGGGCATGACGATCGGCACGACGTCGTCCGGGCCCACCCCGGCGGCGCGCAGCGCCGCCGCCCGGCCGCGGCTGTCGGTGGCGAGTTCCGCGTAGGTCAACCGCTGCCATCCGCCGTCCTCTCCGCAGAAGCGGATGCCGCGGTCGTAGCGGGGGTACTTGATCCAGTCGGTCATCGAAACGGTGTCGGAGAGACGGGGCACGGAGAACTCCAGGAATTTCTCGGCGGACTTTTTCGGTCGCATACAAGCGACGGGAAAATAGTTACCGATTCCCTCCGCCCGGTCATGGATCCCCACTTCTCTACGGGCAACCGAAAATGAAATGAACACATCGGAGATCCCCTCAAGGTCCCGGCACATTCAACACTCCGAGTGAATCCCGATATGCTGATCAGTTGCCCGGAACGGTTCTGCTCACCGCGATTCACGGATCTCCCTTCAACATGTTCAACACCGATGAAGCTCCGGGTGTCGCGGGCAACTCAACTGCCTGTCAGCGCAGACGCAGTACCGGCCACCCCTGCGCGAGGGCATGACGCCGCAGAGCCGTGTCCGGATTGACGGCATGGGGCCGGCCGACCATGCCCAGCATGGGCAGGTCGCTGTGGGAGTCGCTGTAGGCGTAGCTCGCCGCCAGGTCCCAACCGTGCTCGGCGGCGAGAGCGGCCATCGCCGGGACTTTCGCAGCGCCGTAGGGGTAGTCCGAGACGGCGCCGGTGTAGTGGCCGTCCTCGACCACGAACCGTGCGGCGATCACGTG encodes:
- the adhE gene encoding bifunctional acetaldehyde-CoA/alcohol dehydrogenase gives rise to the protein MSQPASTQERDGREPCPVDSAVDRATAALAAFERMGQELVDRIVETAAQAVLRRHSHLARLAVEETGRGLVEDKAAKNLFACERVARHLDGLRTVGVIGRDDIDGVVEIADPVGVIHAVVPVTNPTSTVIFKSLIALKTRNPVVFSFPRAAQRCCAETARILREAAVAAGAPLDCLQWLDDPSRENTDRLMRHPGVALILATGGNGLVRAAYSAGKPALGVGAGNVPAYLDHTADVPRAVHDIVLSKTFDHGMVCASEQTVILHETIADAALREFRRLHAHVTTAQETRLLTRYLFGSDADGTGDSETARSSCAPGDLNSDAVGRSAAQIAEAAGFAVPPSTSLILAEVAAVGPREPLTREKLCPVLTVVRAADREHGMRLAEQTVAFDGLGHTAAVHGTDDDLVAEFGRRVKAARVVWNSPSSLGGIGGFYNAFPPSLTLGCGTYGGNAVAGNIQAGHLLNVKRVGRRTPRPRRFTVPPLIHTEPYSLRRLADLPDLRRVTLVTGPGARGRGHVGRVLDVLRRCPAPVETDVLDDIGADPALPAVRRGADRLRAFCPDTVVALGGGSAMDAAKVMRLLYERPDVDLTALRQKSMDFRERVTAPATGPRARLVCVPTTAGSGSEVTPFAVITDPVTGLKHPLVDPTLTPDVALCDATLTTDLPPAVTADSAFDALTHAIEAYVSVHAGDLTDGLCLTAIRLVFGHLERAVRSGPHDPEARTRLHHAGTVAGMAFGSAFLGAVHAMSHTLGATYGITHGRTNALLLPHVIRYNGTVPARPTAWPAYETYRAPERLQDIARHLGLPADDPRQAVGALARAVEDLRESAGIESSFKALGVPEHTFLDRLPEQAANAYDDPCVSTNPRLPLRTELETLMRTAYYGDARLD
- a CDS encoding AMP-binding protein — encoded protein: MRPKKSAEKFLEFSVPRLSDTVSMTDWIKYPRYDRGIRFCGEDGGWQRLTYAELATDSRGRAAALRAAGVGPDDVVPIVMPTGPDLVTAFYGTLLAGARPVVLPLPWALSGRTPYSAYLADLAAFCPPRFAVAWPEYADAVTEAAAACGWDITVLGPECDAQPDGAVEAHCNGLIQFTSGSRGLPRALLVSDQALRAQLLLLSSALPDTGWCGVSWLPLYHDMGLIGNLLLPVAKQWEHALMRPEQFVLNPGAWLTEYGRSPYPIMTMPNFGFERVHKHLDRMNLEGLDFSHVRTVITGAERVDSAVLARFTSLLEPYGFDRTTVAPAYGMAETVLAVTCGTPDATPARLIRIPEGARSIGRRMPNDGERRLSGTPVDEPWLWHTSCGPALRGVRIDIVDQEDRPLDDGSLGEIRVTSPALATDYLAGNVGGTARLAGDVLYTGDAGFLHEGELYVVGRLADTLRLDHGTVFMEDIELGLAGRLGIGPRRVLAAGGDEGEPALLVLTTFDPAPHLHQIQEAVGLFTGGEVALHVLWVGRGGIPMTTSGKPQRATAWNLYRKGELHHKAACSPGE